From Xylocopa sonorina isolate GNS202 chromosome 2, iyXylSono1_principal, whole genome shotgun sequence, a single genomic window includes:
- the LOC143433168 gene encoding acyl-CoA Delta-9 desaturase codes for MAPNITSAPTGVQFEGETSENPTILESTKTKYKRQIVWRNVIIFAYLHLSAVYGLYLVFTSAKLLTTLFAYFLYVFSGLGITAGAHRLWSHRSYKAKWPLQVLLMIMNTMALQDAAVDWSRDHRLHHKYSETNADPHNATRGFFFAHMGWLLCRKHPDIKEKGKGLDMSDLRANPVLRFQKKYYIYLITLFCIVLPTVIPVYCWNETWTNAYFIPTILRYVFTLNMTWLVNSAAHMFGNKPYDRYINPAENKGVAVVALGEGWHNYHHVFPWDYKTAELGNYTYNFTTAFINFCAKLGLAYDLKTVPRDVVQKRIARTGDGSHDRWGWGDKDLTQEERDQTVVTSCVKKDY; via the exons ATGGCGCCTAACATAACGAGTGCCCCGACGGGTGTGCAGTTCGAGGGTGAAACCTCCGAGAATCCCACGATACTGGAGTCGACTAAAACCAAATACAAGAGGCAAATTGTCTGGAGGAACGTGATAATCTTCGCGTACCTTCATCTGAGCGCTGTTTACGGACTGTACCTCGTTTTTACGTCGGCGAAACTACTGACGACTTTATTCG CCTACTTCCTATACGTATTCAGTGGCTTGGGAATAACAGCTGGTGCACACAGATTGTGGTCACACAGATCCTACAAGGCGAAGTGGCCCCTCCAGGTTCTTCTGATGATCATGAACACCATGGCGCTTCAG GACGCGGCGGTCGATTGGTCCAGGGACCACAGACTTCACCATAAGTACAGCGAGACGAACGCGGACCCTCACAACGCGACCAGAGGATTTTTCTTCGCGCACATGGGCTGGCTGTTGTGCAGGAAGCACCCTGACATCAAGGAGAAAGGCAAAGGTCTCGATATGAGCGACCTGCGTGCCAATCCGGTACTGAGGTTCCAGAAAAA GTACTACATTTATCTGATCACTCTGTTCTGCATCGTCCTACCAACTGTCATCCCAGTCTATTGCTGGAACGAGACCTGGACGAACGCTTACTTCATCCCCACAATTCTGCGCTACGTGTTCACCTTGAACATGACGTGGTTGGTCAACTCCGCGGCTCACATGTTCGGAAATAAACCATACGACAG GTACATCAATCCTGCGGAGAACAAGGGGGTGGCCGTGGTAGCTCTGGGCGAGGGTTGGCACAACTATCACCACGTGTTCCCGTGGGATTACAAGACTGCGGAATTGGGCAATTATACGTACAATTTCACGACGGCCTTCATCAACTTCTGCGCGAAACTCGGTTTGGCGTACGACTTGAAGACCGTGCCCAGGGACGTGGTGCAGAAGCGCATCGCGAGGACCGGGGACGGTAGTCACGACCGATGGGGTTGGGGTGACAAGGACCTCACTCAGGAGGAAAGGGACCAGACAGTAGTGACGAGTTGTGTCAAGAAGGATTATTAA